The stretch of DNA CGGATTCAGGATACAGTTTAATATTTAGGAGTTTGCCATGATTTTTGTGACGAGTTCAATGTCTTCGGGACGGTCGACTCCATGGCTTTTGTAAGTTGTTTTGACTACATGAATGGGGATGCCGTTTTCCAGTAGGCGTAACTGCTCAAGTTTCTCTTTTTTTTCAAGAACACCGTTTTGCAGGGAAACAAAAGTTTCAAGGGTCTGCATACGGAAGGCGTAAATGCCGATATGAGCATGGAAACCATCCTGTTTCCCGTCTCGGGGGTAGGGAATTGGCGCCCTGGAAAAATAGAGCGCTTTCGCTGAGTTGTCCAGCACGACCTTGACCACGTCGGCATTGTGGGCTTCGTCAAAGTCGATTTCACGGGCAAGGGTTGTCACCTGAACATCTGAAGAAAGAAAGGGTAAGATAAGCTCCTCAAGCATTGCTGGTTCCAAAGTGGGCTCATCCCCCTGAATATTTATGACCACAGCATCCGGGGCGACATCAAGAAGTCGCGCCGCTTCAAGCACCCTCTCAGTGCCGCAGGTATGGCTGGCACTTGTCATTAAAACAGGGACATCAAGATTTTGCGCTGCAACCATTATCCTCTGATCGTCAGTGGCAAGCATGACTTTGCTTAATCGAGTACATTGACGGGTCCTGTTATAAACATGCCAGAACATTGGCTTGCCGAGGATAAGGGCAAGAGGCTTTCCTTCAAAGCGGGAAGAGGCATACCGGGTTGGGATGATTCCATAACAATCAGGCAGTAAGTCCATAATATTCAAAATGTTTGAGAA from Desulfobulbaceae bacterium DB1 encodes:
- a CDS encoding 3-deoxy-D-manno-octulosonate cytidylyltransferase, which codes for MDLLPDCYGIIPTRYASSRFEGKPLALILGKPMFWHVYNRTRQCTRLSKVMLATDDQRIMVAAQNLDVPVLMTSASHTCGTERVLEAARLLDVAPDAVVINIQGDEPTLEPAMLEELILPFLSSDVQVTTLAREIDFDEAHNADVVKVVLDNSAKALYFSRAPIPYPRDGKQDGFHAHIGIYAFRMQTLETFVSLQNGVLEKKEKLEQLRLLENGIPIHVVKTTYKSHGVDRPEDIELVTKIMANS